The following coding sequences are from one Vicugna pacos chromosome 19, VicPac4, whole genome shotgun sequence window:
- the TCFL5 gene encoding transcription factor-like 5 protein isoform X2, producing the protein MSGPGPREPPQAGGPAGPEGADAALGEAGLSFTTTDLSLVEMTEIEYTQLQHILYSHMEAAAADGELETRLNSAFLAAAAPGAATAAGGFAATGGAAAAGGAAPVYPVLCPPALADGGFAGANPCLGHIDFQELRMLLLSEAGAPPAAEKTPGADGPGPGAPRPKAPDGAGKESAEGASEARAKSAVRVRLEDRFNSIPAEPPPAPRGAEPPEPGVALNNLVTLIRHPSELMNVPLHQQQNKCTTLVKNKTAAATTALQFTCPLFTANACSAGGNSNLSQTQSSGNSCSVLEAAKHQDAGLPRAFSFCYQQEIESTKQTLGGRNKALPEQVWIKVGEALCKQAINKRNRSRMRQPDTSVERRALGEIQNVGEGPTVAPGAWQAAESSQPHLGEQAPGGPQGGRSQRRERHNRMERDRRRRIRICCDELNLLVPFCNAETDKATTLQWTTAFLKYIQERHGDSLKKEFETVFCGKTGRRLKLTRPDSLVTCPAQESLQSSPTMETK; encoded by the exons ATGTCGGGCCCCGGGCCGCGGgagccgccgcaggcgggcgggccGGCGGGCCCCGAGGGCGCGGACGCGGCGCTGGGCGAGGCGGGGCTGAGCTTCACGACCACCGACCTGAGCCTGGTGGAGATGACGGAGATCGAGTACACGCAGCTGCAGCACATCCTCTACTCGCACatggaggcggcggcggccgacGGGGAGCTCGAGACGCGCCTCAACTCGGCCTtcctggcggcggcggcgccgggcGCGGCGACGGCGGCGGGGGGCTTCGCGGCGACGGGGGGCGCGGCGGCGGCAGGAGGCGCGGCGCCCGTGTACCCGGTGCTGTGCCCGCCCGCGCTGGCCGACGGCGGCTTCGCGGGCGCCAACCCGTGCCTGGGCCACATCGACTTCCAGGAGCTGCGCATGCTTCTGCTGAGCGAGGCGGGCGCGCCCCCCGCCGCCGAGAAGACGCCGGGCGCCGACGGCCCGGGCCCCGGCGCGCCCCGGCCCAAGGCGCCCGACGGCGCCGGCAAGGAGAGCGCGGAGGGCGCGTCCGAGGCGCGGGCCAAGTCGGCCGTGCGCGTCCGCCTGGAGGACCGCTTCAACAGCATCCCCGCCGAGCCCCCGCCTGCCCCGCGCGGCGCCGAGCCCCCCGAGCCCGGCGTGGCGCTCAACAA TTTGGTAACTCTTATTCGACATCCGTCTGAATTAATGAATGTTCCTCTTCATcagcaacaaaacaaatgtacgaccttagtgaaaaataaaactgctgcTGCGACGACTGCTCTGCAGTTTACGTGCCCGCTGTTCACTGCGAACGCGTGCTCTGCTGGTGGGAACTCTAACCTCTCACAAACGCAG AGTTCTGGTAACTCCTGTTCTGTACTTGAAGCTGCCAAGCATCAGGATGCTGGATTGCCCCGGGCGTTTTCTTTCTGTTACCAGCAAGAAATTGAATCCACTAAACAGACTTTGGGCGGTAGAAACAAAGCTTTGCCGGAGCAGGTCTGGATTAAAGTAGGAG AAGCGCTATGTAAACAAGCGATAAATAAGAGGAATCGGAGTCGGATGCGTCAGCCGGACACGAGCGTGGAGCGGAGAGCCCTCGGGGAGATCCAGAACGTGGGCGAGGGCCCCACGGTGGCCCCGGGCGCCTGGCAGGCCGCGGagtcctcccagccccacctcggCGAGCAGGCCCCGGGCGGGCCCCAGGGCGGGCGGTCGCAGCGGCGGGAGAGGCACAACCGCATGGAGAGAGACAGAAG GCGCAGAATCCGCATTTGCTGTGACGAGTTGAACCTTTTGGTCCCGTTCTGCAACGCCGAGACGGACAAGGCCACGACTCTGCAGTGGACCACGGCATTCCTGAAGTACATTCAGGAAAGACACGGAGATTCTCTGAAAAAG
- the TCFL5 gene encoding transcription factor-like 5 protein isoform X1: MSGPGPREPPQAGGPAGPEGADAALGEAGLSFTTTDLSLVEMTEIEYTQLQHILYSHMEAAAADGELETRLNSAFLAAAAPGAATAAGGFAATGGAAAAGGAAPVYPVLCPPALADGGFAGANPCLGHIDFQELRMLLLSEAGAPPAAEKTPGADGPGPGAPRPKAPDGAGKESAEGASEARAKSAVRVRLEDRFNSIPAEPPPAPRGAEPPEPGVALNNLVTLIRHPSELMNVPLHQQQNKCTTLVKNKTAAATTALQFTCPLFTANACSAGGNSNLSQTQSSGNSCSVLEAAKHQDAGLPRAFSFCYQQEIESTKQTLGGRNKALPEQVWIKVGEEALCKQAINKRNRSRMRQPDTSVERRALGEIQNVGEGPTVAPGAWQAAESSQPHLGEQAPGGPQGGRSQRRERHNRMERDRRRRIRICCDELNLLVPFCNAETDKATTLQWTTAFLKYIQERHGDSLKKEFETVFCGKTGRRLKLTRPDSLVTCPAQESLQSSPTMETK; this comes from the exons ATGTCGGGCCCCGGGCCGCGGgagccgccgcaggcgggcgggccGGCGGGCCCCGAGGGCGCGGACGCGGCGCTGGGCGAGGCGGGGCTGAGCTTCACGACCACCGACCTGAGCCTGGTGGAGATGACGGAGATCGAGTACACGCAGCTGCAGCACATCCTCTACTCGCACatggaggcggcggcggccgacGGGGAGCTCGAGACGCGCCTCAACTCGGCCTtcctggcggcggcggcgccgggcGCGGCGACGGCGGCGGGGGGCTTCGCGGCGACGGGGGGCGCGGCGGCGGCAGGAGGCGCGGCGCCCGTGTACCCGGTGCTGTGCCCGCCCGCGCTGGCCGACGGCGGCTTCGCGGGCGCCAACCCGTGCCTGGGCCACATCGACTTCCAGGAGCTGCGCATGCTTCTGCTGAGCGAGGCGGGCGCGCCCCCCGCCGCCGAGAAGACGCCGGGCGCCGACGGCCCGGGCCCCGGCGCGCCCCGGCCCAAGGCGCCCGACGGCGCCGGCAAGGAGAGCGCGGAGGGCGCGTCCGAGGCGCGGGCCAAGTCGGCCGTGCGCGTCCGCCTGGAGGACCGCTTCAACAGCATCCCCGCCGAGCCCCCGCCTGCCCCGCGCGGCGCCGAGCCCCCCGAGCCCGGCGTGGCGCTCAACAA TTTGGTAACTCTTATTCGACATCCGTCTGAATTAATGAATGTTCCTCTTCATcagcaacaaaacaaatgtacgaccttagtgaaaaataaaactgctgcTGCGACGACTGCTCTGCAGTTTACGTGCCCGCTGTTCACTGCGAACGCGTGCTCTGCTGGTGGGAACTCTAACCTCTCACAAACGCAG AGTTCTGGTAACTCCTGTTCTGTACTTGAAGCTGCCAAGCATCAGGATGCTGGATTGCCCCGGGCGTTTTCTTTCTGTTACCAGCAAGAAATTGAATCCACTAAACAGACTTTGGGCGGTAGAAACAAAGCTTTGCCGGAGCAGGTCTGGATTAAAGTAGGAG AAGAAGCGCTATGTAAACAAGCGATAAATAAGAGGAATCGGAGTCGGATGCGTCAGCCGGACACGAGCGTGGAGCGGAGAGCCCTCGGGGAGATCCAGAACGTGGGCGAGGGCCCCACGGTGGCCCCGGGCGCCTGGCAGGCCGCGGagtcctcccagccccacctcggCGAGCAGGCCCCGGGCGGGCCCCAGGGCGGGCGGTCGCAGCGGCGGGAGAGGCACAACCGCATGGAGAGAGACAGAAG GCGCAGAATCCGCATTTGCTGTGACGAGTTGAACCTTTTGGTCCCGTTCTGCAACGCCGAGACGGACAAGGCCACGACTCTGCAGTGGACCACGGCATTCCTGAAGTACATTCAGGAAAGACACGGAGATTCTCTGAAAAAG